The Raphanus sativus cultivar WK10039 chromosome 6, ASM80110v3, whole genome shotgun sequence sequence AGACATTACCAATCAGGCAAACCAATCGAAGAGGCTTTTGATGAGGAGATCATGGAAGCTTCCAACGTAGAGGAGATGACAACAGTGTTCAAGCTTGGGCTAATGTGTACTAACACACTCCCTGGTAACAGACCAACCATGAAGGAGATCTTGTACATGCTTCGCCAGCAAGGACATGCGGATACAAAAAAGATTGCAACGGAGGCACATGAGGCGCCTCTACTCGTTAGTTTATCAGGTCGGAGGACGAGTAAAAGGATAGAAGATGAAGAACTAGGTTTTGCGTAATCAATTAATCACAACAACTTTAAGGTTGTTTCCTTTTGGAGATAGAGGCACCACTAGTCGTTGTTTATAGGGTACTGATGTATAACTAGGTTTTGTGTGATCAATAACCACAACTATGAGGTTGCTACTTTTTTTGAGAGAATGTGTACAAATGTAGTTAGGAACCTttaagggttttttttttggttatcaTATGTTGTATAATCCAAAGCAAAGTTTTAGCAATTAAGACTTTATGCTGAGAATAAGTGAATGAAAATGGTTTTTATAAACTTGTTATAAACTCTTATTTTGAATCAAAGCAAAATGCATACATAGACGCAGAAAGAAGTGAATTACATTGAGATACCAAATCATTTAGATTCTTGCTGAGCTTTCTTAAGCTGAGCCTCAGTGTTCCTCCTTGCACCTTGTAGAATAGTTTTATCCGCAGTTATGAAGAAGGCAGCGATGGACGCTGTTCCAAATCATCACCCATTTCaacaaagatcaaaactttCATCGGTCAGGAATCAGAAGAAAACAACTCAATGCTCTCAAGCTTGAATCTTTTTTCTACTTGGAGAGttgatatagagagagagagagctaacCTGAAGATACAATGAGAGCCTGAGCAGTGTAGTTGAGGTTAGCCTTAGCCCATGGGAACACACGAACCGCAGCCAACTGTTAAAACAAAGGCGAAGcctttatgtttttaatttcacATATCTTATTATAAAAGAATCTGACTTTATGAATCTAAATCATCAATACATAACATAACATCATCTAcatattataaaagaatgtgACTTTATGGATTTACCGTTGGAATCGCACTAGCCACGGCGGCAACGGCGGCTGCTTTAGCTCCGGCGATTGCTCCGGCTACATCATCGtacaaaaaatcaatattcaCTGTGGGCGAAGGAGAGATTTTAATAggaaaaggagaagaaggagaccTTGCTGGGAGGTTTCGGCTCGTTTGATCTTATCGATCTCGTCGGGAGATCCGATGAGGAAGAGGCTCTGCTGACTCCGGTTAACCATTCTCGGACAGGTTTTGTGTTTGGATTCGACTTTTTGGAGGAGAGAATGTGAAAGAGACGGGTCACGATttgctttttttattttaatttgtttccgTTCGTTTGCCACAAAACTATGTAACGCACATTGTTTTATTATGTgttatttacaaaacaaatctATCTTTCCCAATTGATCATTATTTTGGGCTGATACTTGTTTCATTATCAGAAACTACCACCCTTCCgacttttgattttatttagcTAACTAGtttaaactaactttaaaaatgattagctcaaattaaataaatatattttaaatcgaTTCAAAATTTCATGATAAtgcctttttaaaaaataaaattctaagaTCTATGAATGATTTTGTTGATGTTTAGTATATGGAAGTTAAAAACCAATATGGTATCTAttagggggtgtattgaatcattgattttaaaagtttgagtggatttgaaaaaatattggAGTTTAAAGATATTTGGTCTAAATCTCTTTTATATGGGTGGGAtttagaaagagaaaagaaaattaggatgagaatttatctaaaatttcagagtacttattagtaaaaaaaaaattcggaGTACTCTAGATCAATTTGATCGTTGAAACAAATAACTTTATCAATTATCAGCTCTCTAGAGTTCAAAAATAACTCGCGTCTCATAGTTACGTGTAAAACCTTAATCCGAAACAAATAACTTGAATGATGTTGTCCAAAAAAGAGTACACAATTATCAGCTCTCTCGTGTTATTGTGcctgaaaagaaaagaacttCTAAACAAGTTAGGATGACACAGCTCCCACAACTGATTCATCATATACTGAAACTCCTCCCCTAGCTTACATGTGCTAAAGTGCTTCACCGCAAGTGTTGTGCCATCAGGAAGAAGCGACTTATACGTTGTCCCTGTCCTAGTATAATGTTCTCAGAGCTTGCCTCCATTAAGTCCCCAAGTTTAACCTTAACCAAAGGCTTCTAAAACAAAGAAACTTGAGCAAGATTATGGCTACTAAGTCTTTACGCCAAACTACTAACTCAAAGCTTGCATCCATTATGTCTACTTCTCTTCTCTCTGGACACTTCAAATGGCAATACCACCACCAAACCAAAAGCTAACAACATCCATGCAGCGGCACCAATCACGCCAGCTGATAATTACTAGATTATTCTTGCTTAACTCCACAGCTCGAAGATAAAGAACGACCAGAGAGACCTTGATTCTTAGTGAAATCATCAGATGAGTATTAAGGTGAGATAAAGAAAGATGGAATGCGACCTTAGACACAGAGAACGTCGATAATCTACCCAAAGACGACAACTGAACCGGAATTTGGCCAGATAACTGTTTCTCAGCAGAACCAAAGAGTTCACAAACCTACACTCTGCTAAAGTAATCTTATCGTTCAACTATTTGTTCGACATATCAAGAGACACCAAGAACAGTAACCAAGTACACAGTTGTGGAGGGATGTTACCAGACAATTGGTTGCTGGATAGATCCAATTTTTGTAAGCTCCCACCGTACTGAAGAGACACTGGGATCGGACTAGACAAACCCATGTCTGGAAGCTCTAGATTGATAACTATGTTCGCCTGATTGTTCCAAGTTCCAACAAGAGACACCCAAAAACTGAAAGATCTAGAATAGAGCATGTTCGTGTGTCCTACAGCCATCGCAGGATAAtatagaggaagaagatgaacataGTAGTGTTATCGATAAAGGAAGAAGCTTTATGGGCTTGAGCCAATCTCCATGGATGAAGTGTTCACAGGTTTGAATTTTTGTATCTGCCATTGGAGCAGAGAGACAAAGCTGCAAGTCATATGCGTTGAACGATTGTCTCACGGATTAAATAGATCCAATTGTCTTCtgaatatattttctttctcaCCGTtagatgttttattttttattctgaAGTCACTCCAAATAACACATGTAAAGGTAAGAGTTTTATAACGACATTTTCTAACTTGAACTAATGCAAAGTACCCAGAAATCACAGTCatagttttttctttcaaaatagtgtttatatttcaataacagtggatttgatTTAGGTTTTGTAAATGATTAATTGAATAATAGGAGATTTGCAAGTGTTTCAAGTGATTTTACATAAGTTTCATATTCAATAACAAgtcatttgaaaataaattttaaaatctttagttGAATAACATGGGATTTTAAAACAACCccaaaaccttttaaaatcaaTGATTCAATACATTCCCTTTATAGTTTTTTAACATGTAAAACATTCCATTCGACATCATATAATCCCCTACactatatttgcgaagtaattttgTCACATGTCCTCAGTCCTCTCTATAATCAATTTCACAAacaaatatgacatgactattgaaattgatgacatggcttccaggaaatatgacatggataatttcatttactgctgatatatatttttggaaaactttttagaatatgtcaataactcatatattacatttaatgttgatttatatttttaaaaactttttagaatatggtaataactcataaatcatcactaaaataaatatattcaaatatgacatttttaattctgaaatattatttaattttacttttataactAGGAGTTTAGACTGCATATACGGgcataataatttaataattacttattaatatatattagtaaaaaaattgtagttcttattaatgttttcattggaaattttaagtattatatctttctgaaatttatttgtacattCTCTTATATCATTGTTAATAGataaatcttcaaaatcacTCAGtattctctttttaattatagaaaatattttttttacttgataaatatttagttatgtgtgttccgtttttgaatttttaattttcttattaaaatatactttttggataacaacacaatatatataaaattatctttttattttaaaatatatattttagagtttagataattctgattattattaattttaatcaattatttaataaaatagattttaaattcgttttaattttttactaatttatataatttattattaaggaTAAAACCGATATTAACGAGTCTAACTTTTAACGAGAGATTTCCATTGcgaaaatcacttctcaaataatagtatagattataaatttttattatctaaaattttcaaaattttctgcattttaaaaaaaagttataaattttttaaacgtaatatcattagtttcttttagatatatacaattttatttgaattttagtaattttgtacaagttgaattaatacatttaaccaaaataaatagataaaaattttatctaagattttaattttaaatatataatttatattcttaaatgttttttaaaataaaaaatattttatattatatttatgcttaattaaatgatatttatattaattattggtgaaaataataaaatatataatattggtaaatttcatttttaaatataattttaaaattttaaaatttatcactgcacatggtgcagaaaAACAACTAGTTTAACATATATACCGAATGGTTTTCCGGGCGGGGATTTTGTGTTTTCCAGTTGTTGAATTGCTATTAGTCTTGTGTTGGTGTGTTTTGTCTAAAGTTTTGTATATGTGAGGAGGTTTTCTTCCAAAGCTAGATGGTGAGGAGTCCCTGCGTATGTCTTCTCTACTAACTCTACGAATCGGTATTTTCCCTACCGGACATTGACCAGATTTGGTCCAAATCTTGGATGTAACCGGTTTAGGAGAACTGTCTGATGGAATATTAGTCTCCTTTGAACCAAGTTCCACACTCGGTTTCATCTGCATGCATAAATGTAGAAGGAGTAAAGAAACAACATGTTGAGTTTTTGTTCTTGTATGTGTTTTGTGCATCCGTGCGTGAGTAGAGGTTGTTTACCTGAATCTTGTGATTTCTTAAGGCGGGATGATCAAAAGCGGGTTGTTTATAGATATCCACACAATCTATTATATCTCCATCTTCgctctataaataaaataatcgaTTTGAGATTATCAAAAACAAGAAGATATACGCTATAACACAATTAGTAATATATCTGAATTCAAAATCAATTCATACTTT is a genomic window containing:
- the LOC130496500 gene encoding early nodulin-93-like encodes the protein MVNRSQQSLFLIGSPDEIDKIKRAETSQQAGAIAGAKAAAVAAVASAIPTLAAVRVFPWAKANLNYTAQALIVSSASIAAFFITADKTILQGARRNTEAQLKKAQQESK
- the LOC130495576 gene encoding uncharacterized protein LOC130495576; translated protein: MEKQVALRMLLTVTILCFFSFFYSGVHGTASLEIDMKLKALNKPALKTIKSEDGDIIDCVDIYKQPAFDHPALRNHKIQMKPSVELGSKETNIPSDSSPKPVTSKIWTKSGQCPVGKIPIRRANIVINLELPDMGLSSPIPVSLQYGGSLQKLDLSSNQLSGNIPPQLCTWLLFLVSLDMSNK